In Plasmodium relictum strain SGS1 genome assembly, chromosome: 7, the genomic stretch aataaattttaaaataaaatattctaattttatgcaaaatattatcaaaattattttgttgtgaaatttaaaaaaaaaaaaaaaaaaaagtgtagcaattataatttttaaattacctaaatttttttttttacttctgCAAGTTTAATAGTATTAAACGAGAATAAATTaacttaaatattatatatatatataaagaaacaaaaatgaattagaataaaattttttattgaaatattttaaaaatttatgtactaattaaaagtttatttttataaaaaaagaaaaaacattGTCAAAAAATTAGAGATATTTTTaaggaaattttttttcttaaatataacaaaaaaacataaaaaacataatttatatttcatatatatactgtattctatttatatatcagaaaattaaaacaaattcttttatctaaattattttatttaattttatttattcctttttttatttttttttttatttttccttaaTTTGTATTTTAAATGTAATCTTCTTCGTTAAAATCATCGTCATCATCAAATTGTTTTCTTCTTCTaatctaaaaataaaataagttatatatatataataataataatattagaaatataaaaattaatcaaATAATGAATctcttaaaaaataaaaaaaactttatttaTCCATATTCTatcttaaattatttttaacaaCATACTTCAATTACAGGTTCTTTCTTATAGATTTTTTCACTGATTtgctataaaaaaaaataaaaaaaatatgactttttttattattaatttttttttttaatacatttattatataaacctctataattttaattaattgatcatcatcaatttttttatataataagcCCATTTGACTATTCTACAAAAAAGGggatataaattaatttaaaatattccaattatatatttttttgtatatgtattttttaatatcattcATGTTAGTGAAATATttgtttaataattttaataataacagcaaaaatatataaatttaggTATAATTtacaataataatgaaaaaaataaaacttttatttttcattttttaattactcttataattatatcttctatttttctagctttttcttcttttacaATGGCAATCCTAGACactttataataaaaaaaaaaaaaagttaatagtattattatgcaaatatattttttcttttcttttctttttttaaaaatatattgataCATCTTGCATGAGCTTCTGGAGTTAACAAcgattttaatataattcttCTTTGTTCTAATAATTCcctattttcataaaattaaaaaaaaattgaatatttattatttatatatttaaatttcatatcacaattttcttaaaatttatctaaaatattttttactcATGTTTTTGCTTGAGctctaattcttttttacttttctgtaaaaattataaaaggaaaatatttaagaaatGAATGAATTACTATaaagatatttatataagcttaaatataaattttacatCTTCTAAATTTTGCTTAGAAAGCTCTATTAATTTGGAGTTTATTTCAGCCTTTTCAATATTCATTACtaaatataacaaataaaaagattatatataaataatttaatactaaattgttaaattatttttatataagataATATGCTACTTGTtttaacatataaaaaattataatattacttTCGTATGAAaactatattattttattttattttttttcacttCCTTGGCTTATTAGAATATTCCAATTTTAACGTTcagatgaaataaaaaaatttattaaaactcttaaattttttttttttttgtaatattttacttaaactttttatattcctaattctttttaattatgcGTGTCAttgattaaataaaattatttgcttaaaaaaaaaaaaaaatttttatgaaatttttatgaataaaaaaaaattaaatgaaataaaataaaacaaagcttatatatataatataggATAGAATAAAATGAGATAAATcaagtaaaatataaataaaaatttattttcattaaaataaattatttttttattaagaaaaaaaatacatatatttaacaAAGTTATAAgttgaattaaattttagtaaattaaaaaaatgaaacttttttttttatattaactattatttaaatatatttaggcttaatttttttaacttaaaaccaaatacattttttcataataataaaaaagaaaaatgtatTCAACAtatcataataaaattaatcgataatattaaattttaatataaaaagtaaacTAGTGaagattttattttattggaCGAAATTGTTTGACAAAAAAGCTTATAGCATTATTAACAGGCATACAGTTTCTTGCTGGTATTTTTTAActcttgaaaaaaaattatgataaaaaaaagttatctAAGTTGTAGAGTAataacttattttttatacatatcttttttataattatgtgGTTTtgtaaatgtatttttaagaaaaatatcttaagaattatttttatttttatatgtatatatatatatttataagatTTGGAAGCTATCTTTTTATTCTCCATTAGAAGCaaaacatttatatttaaaaaaaaaaaaaaaaatcaattatAAAACTatcttattataaaatatgttaacatattattattttattttttttaatttttagttttaataatcagtttaaatattcttgagaacacatatatataaatgtgaCACACCAAGataaatgaataatttattgcataaatatttcagtaatgaagaaaatggaactataaaaagaaaagcaAGATATAACTAAGATatgcaaaaaaattatttaaatatatatatatatacatatacacatatatgtgatatatttaaaataaagaaaaataactTCAAAAAAATTCGCGAATAATTATAGAAcaaagtttatttttttgaattaatatataaacaaaataaattaaaacacTGCATAGATacttttacaaaaaaataaaataaaaataaaaaatatcgtttttaaaagtttataatattaagaaAACTTTTAGAAAAGAATTTGTAGAAAATAGTAAAAGATCTTTAATAAaatcatataataaa encodes the following:
- the ARP gene encoding apoptosis-related protein, putative, whose translation is MNIEKAEINSKLIELSKQNLEDKSKKELELKQKHEELLEQRRIILKSLLTPEAHARLSRIAIVKEEKARKIEDIIIRNSQMGLLYKKIDDDQLIKIIEQISEKIYKKEPIRRRKQFDDDDDFNEEDYI